In Chloroflexota bacterium, one DNA window encodes the following:
- a CDS encoding DUF302 domain-containing protein, with the protein MDKKTLLAGIAGFLIGVVVLGVVAFVAAPGIMMVEDASPLSYENTVEAVLDATAEQGWKVPATHEISTAVNKAGYDVAPVTVIELCQPHHAARVLLEDDARIVTSMMPCRVSVYETSDGQVVVSRMNTGLISKLFGGTVATVMADATADTEVILSSVLN; encoded by the coding sequence ATGGACAAAAAGACTCTGTTGGCCGGTATTGCCGGATTTCTGATCGGCGTCGTGGTTCTGGGCGTGGTCGCCTTCGTGGCGGCGCCGGGGATCATGATGGTCGAAGACGCCAGCCCTTTGAGCTACGAAAACACCGTCGAGGCAGTGCTGGATGCTACTGCTGAACAGGGTTGGAAAGTACCAGCGACGCATGAAATCAGCACGGCCGTCAATAAGGCCGGTTACGATGTGGCGCCCGTGACGGTTATCGAACTTTGCCAACCGCATCACGCTGCTCGAGTGCTGCTGGAAGATGATGCGCGGATTGTAACCTCGATGATGCCCTGCCGAGTCTCGGTTTACGAGACCAGTGATGGGCAAGTGGTAGTCTCGCGCATGAATACTGGCTTGATCAGCAAACTGTTCGGCGGCACTGTAGCGACTGTGATGGCCGATGCCACCGCCGATACGGAAGTGATTCTCTCGTCCGTTCTCAACTGA
- a CDS encoding phage holin family protein — protein MIEFLVGAVIAAVVAAIVLIIVDKLNLGLSVDGFGSAIIAAIVIAVVSAIIMWLFSILGITFGGGFLSAVVLLIISAVVLMLSGSFLPGLEVNGFVGAIVAAIAISVVYWLLDWVLGLFGIGVPPPPV, from the coding sequence ATGATAGAATTTCTTGTGGGAGCCGTGATAGCAGCGGTGGTAGCCGCAATTGTCCTCATAATTGTGGATAAGCTCAATCTCGGACTCTCGGTCGACGGTTTCGGAAGTGCGATCATTGCCGCAATCGTGATTGCCGTGGTCAGCGCTATCATAATGTGGTTGTTCAGTATTTTGGGTATTACCTTCGGAGGCGGGTTCTTGAGCGCAGTTGTCTTACTGATCATCTCGGCCGTCGTTCTGATGCTCAGTGGCAGCTTCCTCCCCGGGTTGGAAGTCAACGGTTTTGTTGGCGCCATTGTGGCGGCGATAGCAATTTCTGTCGTCTATTGGCTACTCGACTGGGTGCTCGGGCTTTTCGGTATAGGGGTCCCACCTCCCCCAGTATAA